ATAAAGACATCTTTGATGTGACAAATCAAAACCGCCAAATTTACAGCGAAAATGTAGGCGGTGTAAAGGTGGAGGAATTTGCCAAAATTTATCCTTGCATCACGCCTATACAGACGCTGATTACGCCTGAGTTTATTGCTGGATTTGACTTTAGTAAATTTGACGTGGTGATCGATGCGATCGATGATATCACTGCTAAGATCGCCCTTGCAAATGCGGTAGATCCTAGCAAATTTATAGCCTCGATGGGCGGTGCAAAAAGGATCGATCCAACTAGGATAAAGGTGGCTAGCGTGTGGAAAACCTCGGTCGATCCGCTAGCTAGAAAATATAGATATGAGCTCAAAAGATCAGGCTTTAGCGGTAAATTTGACGTGGTCTTTTCAACAGAAGAGCCACTTTGCAAACCACTTGGCAGCTTCATGGGTGTGACTGCTTGCTTTGGGCTAAATTTAGCCTCACTAGCTGTTAAAAAGATAGTTGGGCAGTAAGTCAAAAATTTATTCTACAAGCAAAATTTCAAATAAGAGCTGGTATTTTGTGGATATAAATTTAGTAGCCAGCTCTACAAAACACGAATTTAACAATTCAAGATGAAAATCTAGCAAATTTTAAAATTTACAAGCGAGCATATCACGCTTCTAAATTTAGTGGCGAATGTTTATGAGTCCTAAAATTAGTAAGTTGCTAAGGCGAGTGAGTAAGATTTTAAAATTTGCCAAGATAGTAAAAATTCTATTTTTTAAATAAAGGCTTTTAATTTTAAAAATTTATATATTTTTTGGATTAAATTTAAAATAGCCAGCTGCAAATTTAACAGCCAGCTAAAATTTTAGTTTTTATGTATGCGAAGGTAGCTATTTAGTGCGCCAACATAGGCTTTTGCACTTGCCATCATAGTATCTATGTCAAGTCCATGGCCTATTACAGCCGTTTTGCCCTCAAACTCGACCTTTACATCAACCTTTGCAAGTGCATCCTTGCCTTGAGAAACAGACGCCACTTTATAGTCTTTTAGCGTGCCACTAATGCCACTAATGCGATCAACTACCTTAAATATCGCATCAGCAGTACCATTTCCTAGAGCTGAGTCGCTAATAATCTCATCATTGTGTTTTATGCTAATTGAAGCACTCGCAAGGCTTCCACCGCTACTTTGAAGAAGAGCCGTGATCTCATAAGCTTGTGGAATTTTTGTAATCTCTTCAGCCACAAGAGCCCTAATATCATCATCAAATATCTCTTTTTTCTTATCAGC
This portion of the Campylobacter concisus genome encodes:
- a CDS encoding ThiF family adenylyltransferase, with translation MQNDRFTRIRWLFGEDGFSKLQSAKVLVCGAGGVGGMCVDALARSGVGSITLIDKDIFDVTNQNRQIYSENVGGVKVEEFAKIYPCITPIQTLITPEFIAGFDFSKFDVVIDAIDDITAKIALANAVDPSKFIASMGGAKRIDPTRIKVASVWKTSVDPLARKYRYELKRSGFSGKFDVVFSTEEPLCKPLGSFMGVTACFGLNLASLAVKKIVGQ